The DNA sequence ATGTGATTTTTCTGAAAAACTGAGTCTGCAGCTTCAAACCATAATTTGTTAATATCAAACCGCAGCATGTGTGTATGCACcaatattcaataattaaatctactattttaaaataaagatttgtttgttttatttaaaaaataatacaaCAATTCATATTAACAATAACACACCACATCTCTGATCAATCTTTATTTTGTTATATTCCAAGAATATGGTTTATAAGACTTCTTGTTCAAACTGTTAAGTGGAGATACTTGTCAACAGATCATTTATTTATTTCTACAGGTTGGTTTGGTGCGTTACTTCTTTTTCTCATATTGAAAGAAGATACTACTCTGCTCACTTACATCATGCTTACATTCATCTGATGTCACAACATTCTTCCATGACAGCTGTTAGTTACAGTTGTTAGTTAGGAATCCGTTAGGTTTCTATATATATAGACTAATGTACCATAGTAAGAATAAGATGCTTATCATTTTTCATTCTAAATATCTCTATCAATCTCTGTAACATTCTCTCTGAGAAACAATATGTGAATCGATAACAATTACATACAGTTCATCTTCTTCTTTTGTACAATAGATCTAAGCTTTCATTTCCGCAATGTTTATAGTTTtatcatggtatcagagcatcaAGGATTGCACGATTCTGATCAGTTGAATCAACAAAGCTCATAACAGGTTTCTTCGTTCTATTATCGTTGTTTTTTTTGTTCCGATCTTCGTATTTGTTCCGATCTGTATCTTGTTGTTACTTGATCTTCGAATCAGTACTCGATTAAATGACTCAAATCTATTCTTGATTGCTCAATTTGTTGATAATAATCTCTTTGTAATCTGTTATACTTAGTTTGTTCAACATCATTTCGATCTGTTATCATTTCGATCATTTCGATCTCTTTGTTTGTTCACTCAAAACAGCAAAACAGTATCTCATTTTAACTTTGTTTTTTCATCAATTGAGTTAATTGATTCAATTGCTCATTGTTTCTTCAATTCGTAATCAACATTATGGTAGAATCGGGAGGAACAAGTTCTGGTAATGCTTGGACTAGAAATAATCCACTTGTGAGTCAGGATATGTCTAGTGTATTCTATATTCATCCTTCGGATGCAAATACTACTCAATTAGTTTCTGTAAAGTTCAATGGGACTGGTTATAGCAATTGGAAACGTTCAATTATGCTCAGTCTTTCTGCTAAAAATAAGCTAGGTTTCGTTGATGGAACGGTGATTAAACCAGTTGCTTCTCATGTTGATTTCAAACTGTGGGAGAGATGTAATGATTTGGTATGTTCATGGCTATTATGCAATCTGGATGATTCGATCTCTAGGAGTGTCATGTTTTTCAAAACAGCTAGAGAGATTTGGTTAGATTTAGAGGAAAGATTTGGTTATGCCTCCATGACACAGATTTTCTCGCTAGAACAACACTTGACAGAATTGGAACAAGGATCTAAAAATGTATCTGATTTCTTTACTGAGATAAAATCAATTTGGGATGCAATGAGTGATATCAGTCCACTTCCTTGCTGCACCTGCAGAAAGTGCACTTGGAATGTTACTCAGAAAGTGTTACAGATGGAACAAGATCGAAAATTATTGCAGTTTATGATGAAACTAAGTGACAGGTTTGCCACTGTAAGGGGTGACATTCTGATGCAGCAACCTATGCCCATTATTTCTAATGCATTCGGAATTTTCTCTCAGGAAGAAAGGCATCAGTCTTTGTCTCAAGTTACTCAACAGACTGAAGCATTGGCTTTTATGGCTGATAATAAGAAAGGTTTAAAGAAATCTAATGGCAATTACAAAGGATCACAAATTGCTGGTGGTGCTACAGGTTTTAAGAAGAACACATATTTCTGCACACACTGCAATGTTGCAGGGCACAGTGTAGAAAGGTGTTTCAAACTCCATGGTTATCCACCAAATTTtaaattcaaagacagaaaagTGGCTGCCAATGTCTCAGTAAATTCCTCTGGTATTTCTAATGATAATGCTG is a window from the Apium graveolens cultivar Ventura chromosome 1, ASM990537v1, whole genome shotgun sequence genome containing:
- the LOC141696022 gene encoding uncharacterized protein LOC141696022: MVESGGTSSGNAWTRNNPLVSQDMSSVFYIHPSDANTTQLVSVKFNGTGYSNWKRSIMLSLSAKNKLGFVDGTVIKPVASHVDFKLWERCNDLVCSWLLCNLDDSISRSVMFFKTAREIWLDLEERFGYASMTQIFSLEQHLTELEQGSKNVSDFFTEIKSIWDAMSDISPLPCCTCRKCTWNVTQKVLQMEQDRKLLQFMMKLSDRFATVRGDILMQQPMPIISNAFGIFSQEERHQSLSQVTQQTEALAFMADNKKGLKKSNGNYKGSQIAGGATGFKKNTYFCTHCNVAGHSVERCFKLHGYPPNFKFKDRKVAANVSVNSSGISNDNAVNSGISVAQYHQLMDLLNKQNTSGAGSSQISSFDH